The following are from one region of the Rosistilla carotiformis genome:
- a CDS encoding patatin-like phospholipase family protein yields the protein MKIALAFSGGGVRATVFHLGVLARLARQDLLGNVKIVSSVSGGSLAAGLVFATAGNCWPSSEQYLHDVVPRCLSLLTMRNLQRTFVAQSLMFPWRLASGRASVLGDVLESTWGLKGSLADLPIAPRWIINATCYQTGKNWRFQRDLMGDYRTKYVVDPEFRLSHALAASAAVPGLVGPLLIRSKKYAWSEFRDDDWQGIPPKYKHLHLWDGGVYDNLGVEPLFKPGEGLREGTDYLIVCDASRPLSCDARQSRWRPGFLKASLRLVDVATDQVRSLRARMLMEHFKQHPGSGAYLRLGLATKNVFARSPVQGKPALTDDEVRRVGQIETTLRQLTHGEFSLLFRHGFEVADAMLSTYGKESLRNVPRNRVLFNAA from the coding sequence ATGAAAATCGCACTTGCATTTTCGGGGGGAGGTGTCCGGGCGACGGTGTTTCACTTGGGGGTGTTGGCTCGTCTTGCGCGGCAGGATTTATTGGGGAACGTGAAAATCGTGTCCTCCGTTTCCGGGGGCAGTTTGGCCGCAGGGCTGGTCTTCGCCACCGCGGGCAATTGTTGGCCAAGCAGCGAACAATACCTGCACGACGTGGTGCCACGCTGTCTGTCACTTTTGACAATGCGAAATCTGCAGCGGACGTTTGTGGCGCAGTCGTTGATGTTTCCGTGGCGTTTGGCGTCGGGCCGCGCTTCGGTTCTGGGGGACGTGCTTGAAAGCACTTGGGGGCTGAAAGGGTCTCTGGCCGATTTACCGATCGCACCCCGATGGATCATCAACGCGACCTGTTATCAAACCGGAAAAAACTGGCGTTTCCAGCGCGATTTGATGGGCGATTACCGGACGAAGTATGTCGTCGATCCCGAGTTCCGCTTGTCACACGCACTGGCAGCTTCGGCCGCGGTACCAGGGTTGGTCGGCCCTTTGTTGATTCGATCCAAAAAATACGCGTGGTCAGAGTTCCGCGACGACGACTGGCAAGGGATCCCACCCAAGTACAAGCATCTGCATCTTTGGGATGGCGGCGTCTACGACAACTTGGGCGTCGAGCCACTGTTTAAACCCGGCGAAGGGCTTCGTGAGGGGACCGACTACTTGATCGTCTGCGACGCTTCGCGACCGTTATCTTGCGACGCCCGCCAGTCGAGGTGGCGGCCCGGTTTTCTGAAGGCCTCGCTGCGATTGGTCGATGTTGCGACCGACCAAGTGCGCAGCCTGCGGGCAAGGATGTTGATGGAGCACTTCAAACAACATCCCGGATCGGGAGCCTATTTGCGACTGGGACTTGCCACCAAAAATGTGTTTGCCCGCAGCCCCGTCCAAGGCAAGCCGGCGTTGACCGATGACGAAGTGCGGCGGGTCGGGCAAATCGAGACCACCCTGCGGCAACTCACGCACGGCGAGTTCAGTTTGCTGTTCCGCCATGGCTTCGAAGTCGCCGATGCCATGTTGTCGACCTACGGAAAAGAATCGCTCCGCAATGTCCCACGCAATCGGGTGCTCTTCAACGCCGCCTAA
- a CDS encoding sulfatase gives MARIQFPFALTLATCLMSAAIAVGGDRPNVLLICVDDLKPTIGCYGDPVAVTPNIDALASRGVRFDAAYCNQAVCSPSRNSLMTGLRPQTIGVYDLGTHFRHAAPDAITFSQFFKQHGYRAEGLGKIYHTGHGNLDDKASWSVASWRPKAAQYVQPESLQNHRPDSKGRNRGPATEAADVSDETYADGKIARETIARLTAASKRQDQPFFLAVGFIKPHLPFVAPQKYWDLYQPDALPMPEVVSPPKGAPSYAPSKGGELRSYSDMHDKKVIDPQTTRHLIHGYYAATSYADAQIGRVIDKAQQLGLLDNTIVVLWGDHGWHLGDHGMWCKHSNYEQAARIPLIVAAPKSQPGLVSNALVETVDIYPTVAQLAGLPEPQGIDGISFASLINEPTDATRDHVTHVYPRGSRLGRAIRDSRYRLVQWKAPGGKDATAELELYDYQTDPLETKNVASENPEVVARMLELLAKQPEVKRQWKAKGKPGANSNAKGSPKAAGKSKPANPKAKAGT, from the coding sequence ATGGCTCGCATTCAATTTCCATTCGCATTAACTCTCGCGACCTGTTTGATGTCAGCAGCGATCGCTGTTGGTGGTGACCGGCCCAACGTGTTGTTGATCTGTGTCGACGATTTGAAACCGACCATTGGATGCTACGGCGACCCCGTCGCGGTCACTCCCAACATCGACGCCCTGGCATCGCGAGGCGTTCGTTTTGACGCGGCCTACTGCAACCAAGCTGTCTGTTCGCCCAGCCGCAATTCGTTGATGACAGGACTGCGACCGCAGACGATTGGCGTCTACGATCTGGGAACCCACTTCCGCCACGCAGCGCCCGACGCCATCACGTTCAGCCAGTTCTTCAAACAGCACGGCTATCGAGCGGAGGGACTCGGCAAGATCTACCACACCGGCCACGGCAACCTCGACGACAAGGCTTCCTGGAGTGTCGCGTCTTGGCGTCCCAAGGCGGCTCAATACGTCCAACCGGAGAGCTTGCAGAACCACCGCCCCGATTCGAAGGGCAGAAACCGCGGGCCGGCCACCGAAGCGGCCGATGTCTCCGATGAGACCTACGCCGATGGCAAGATCGCCCGCGAAACAATCGCTCGTTTAACAGCGGCCAGCAAGCGGCAAGACCAACCGTTTTTCCTCGCCGTCGGATTTATTAAGCCCCACCTTCCGTTCGTCGCTCCGCAAAAATACTGGGACCTCTACCAACCCGATGCGTTGCCGATGCCCGAGGTCGTGTCGCCCCCCAAGGGAGCACCAAGTTACGCTCCAAGCAAAGGAGGCGAACTGCGAAGCTACAGCGACATGCATGACAAAAAGGTGATCGATCCGCAGACGACGCGGCACCTGATCCACGGCTACTACGCCGCCACCAGTTACGCCGATGCGCAGATCGGTCGCGTGATCGACAAAGCCCAACAACTCGGACTGCTCGACAACACGATCGTCGTGCTGTGGGGGGACCACGGCTGGCATCTGGGCGATCACGGAATGTGGTGTAAGCACTCCAATTACGAACAGGCGGCGCGGATCCCATTGATCGTTGCCGCACCGAAATCGCAACCGGGACTCGTCAGCAACGCGCTCGTTGAAACGGTCGACATCTACCCCACCGTCGCTCAACTGGCAGGCCTGCCTGAACCGCAAGGGATCGATGGAATCAGCTTTGCCAGCCTAATCAACGAACCGACCGACGCCACGCGCGATCACGTCACCCATGTCTATCCCCGCGGCAGTCGCTTGGGGCGGGCGATCCGCGATTCGCGTTATCGGTTGGTCCAGTGGAAAGCGCCGGGCGGAAAAGATGCAACGGCGGAGCTGGAGTTATACGACTACCAGACCGATCCATTGGAAACAAAAAACGTAGCGTCGGAGAATCCTGAGGTGGTTGCTCGGATGCTGGAACTACTGGCCAAGCAACCCGAAGTGAAACGCCAATGGAAAGCGAAAGGAAAGCCTGGCGCGAATTCCAACGCAAAAGGATCCCCGAAGGCAGCTGGCAAATCGAAGCCAGCCAATCCCAAAGCGAAAGCGGGAACCTAG
- a CDS encoding cytochrome c oxidase subunit 3, which produces MAASTALPADKRAQQGGLLFLASLLVFFIAGIVTFVLYASWRETAFIQAEKLPLSFAWSTLCLVFVSGLLHWAVASVRREHCRQALLLLIAALAGSVAFLAIQGLAMWHVAGGYATAGLEAGLAGMMLVLALLHALHVIGGVAALVIVTIRLSRGLYDHERHWGISFTALYWHFLDLVWIVMLFAFWYTSGGFAS; this is translated from the coding sequence ATGGCTGCTTCGACGGCGTTGCCCGCAGACAAACGTGCCCAGCAGGGCGGCCTGCTGTTTCTGGCATCCCTGCTGGTCTTTTTTATTGCCGGAATCGTGACGTTTGTCTTGTACGCCAGCTGGCGTGAGACGGCGTTCATCCAGGCCGAGAAGCTGCCGCTGTCGTTTGCCTGGAGCACGTTGTGCTTAGTCTTCGTCAGTGGCTTGCTGCACTGGGCCGTCGCCAGCGTGCGACGCGAGCACTGCCGTCAAGCACTGCTTCTGTTGATTGCGGCGCTCGCCGGATCAGTTGCTTTCTTAGCGATTCAGGGTCTGGCGATGTGGCATGTCGCAGGCGGGTATGCCACCGCGGGGCTCGAAGCGGGCCTGGCCGGCATGATGTTGGTGCTGGCGCTGCTGCACGCGCTGCATGTGATCGGCGGAGTCGCGGCACTGGTGATCGTGACCATCCGATTGTCGCGCGGGCTGTATGATCACGAGCGGCACTGGGGGATCTCGTTCACCGCCCTCTACTGGCACTTCTTAGATCTGGTTTGGATCGTGATGCTGTTCGCGTTCTGGTACACCAGCGGCGGATTTGCCTCGTAA
- a CDS encoding Spy/CpxP family protein refolding chaperone has product MFVPSRNSLFLCAAIALVATPVLAQPGGGRGGRGGGPGGGGIGNSKYLPVAAALRSEEVREEIGLEAEQVEALKKMNDRENGRRGGERPDFRNMSEEERGEFMAKMQKEREAQMEESNAMVEQILLPPQLDRLREIAIQMTGVNALFTDYVTTELKITDAQKSKLTEAQTASQAKMREKMQEMFAGRGRGGDDQAGERPDREAMRAQFEEVRKSVETDLLAVLSSEQQAEFEKLKGVKFDLPERAFGGRGGEAGGRGDRGGRGGEGGGQRRGGRQRPESSNE; this is encoded by the coding sequence ATGTTCGTTCCCTCTCGAAATTCGCTGTTTCTATGCGCAGCCATCGCGCTTGTCGCGACCCCTGTTTTGGCACAACCCGGTGGTGGACGGGGCGGACGTGGTGGCGGCCCCGGTGGCGGAGGAATCGGCAATAGCAAGTACTTGCCGGTCGCGGCCGCTTTGCGTTCCGAAGAAGTTCGCGAAGAGATCGGTTTGGAGGCCGAGCAAGTCGAAGCGTTGAAAAAGATGAACGATCGTGAGAACGGTCGGCGCGGTGGCGAGCGTCCCGATTTCCGCAACATGTCCGAAGAGGAGCGGGGCGAATTCATGGCCAAAATGCAAAAGGAACGCGAAGCCCAGATGGAAGAATCCAACGCGATGGTGGAACAGATCTTGCTGCCGCCGCAACTGGATCGTCTGCGTGAAATCGCCATTCAAATGACAGGGGTCAACGCGCTGTTCACCGATTACGTCACGACCGAATTGAAGATCACCGACGCTCAGAAAAGCAAGCTGACCGAAGCTCAAACCGCTTCGCAAGCGAAGATGCGTGAAAAGATGCAGGAGATGTTTGCCGGTCGCGGTCGCGGTGGCGACGACCAAGCCGGAGAGCGTCCCGATCGCGAAGCGATGCGAGCTCAATTTGAAGAGGTGCGAAAGAGCGTCGAAACCGATCTGTTGGCGGTATTGTCCAGCGAACAGCAAGCCGAATTCGAAAAGCTCAAAGGCGTCAAGTTCGACCTTCCCGAACGCGCATTCGGAGGACGTGGCGGTGAAGCGGGCGGTCGCGGCGACCGTGGAGGACGTGGCGGTGAAGGCGGGGGGCAACGGCGCGGCGGCCGACAACGTCCTGAATCGTCGAACGAATAA
- a CDS encoding ClpP family protease, translating into MNQEIWNSHSYQSVQRQRQLTLGDLLLENRIVFLQGEIHTGNANEVVMKLLYLQSENRRKDVHFYINSPGGDVIATLAIYDTMQMLSCPIATYCVGQAASGGAVLLVGGTKGKRYALPHSRVMMHQPAGGVGGQISDIEIHANEILRYRDVLNGILAEHTGQTVEKIAHDTDRDFFLTAQAAKEYGIVDDILTKPPMGAEDEVAKG; encoded by the coding sequence ATGAATCAAGAGATCTGGAATTCCCATTCCTACCAAAGCGTGCAACGCCAACGTCAGCTGACGCTTGGGGATTTGTTACTGGAAAACCGTATCGTCTTTTTGCAAGGCGAAATTCATACCGGCAACGCAAATGAAGTGGTCATGAAACTGCTTTATCTGCAAAGCGAAAACCGCCGCAAAGATGTTCACTTCTACATCAATTCGCCAGGCGGCGACGTGATCGCAACGCTCGCGATCTACGACACGATGCAGATGCTGTCATGCCCGATTGCAACCTACTGCGTTGGCCAAGCAGCCAGCGGCGGGGCTGTCTTGTTGGTCGGTGGAACCAAGGGGAAGCGTTACGCTTTGCCTCATTCGCGCGTGATGATGCACCAACCCGCCGGTGGCGTGGGTGGTCAGATCAGCGACATCGAAATCCATGCCAACGAGATCTTGCGTTATCGCGATGTGCTCAACGGCATCCTGGCTGAACACACCGGGCAGACCGTGGAAAAGATCGCTCACGATACCGACCGCGATTTCTTCTTGACCGCTCAAGCCGCCAAGGAATACGGAATCGTCGACGACATTTTGACCAAGCCGCCGATGGGTGCCGAAGACGAAGTTGCCAAGGGCTAG
- a CDS encoding GxxExxY protein, with protein sequence MVFARRRSGSHGTYQSYPPDLLVFGEIVAESKATKAMRPAHHGPMCNDMRISTKQIGSQIN encoded by the coding sequence ATGGTCTTCGCTCGTCGACGCTCTGGTTCGCATGGAACCTATCAATCGTATCCACCAGACCTGTTGGTCTTTGGCGAAATCGTCGCGGAATCGAAGGCGACCAAAGCGATGCGACCTGCGCACCATGGGCCAATGTGCAACGACATGCGGATCTCAACCAAACAAATTGGTTCTCAGATCAACTGA
- the clpP gene encoding ATP-dependent Clp endopeptidase proteolytic subunit ClpP: MPLIPYVVEKSGREERVYDIYSRLLKDRIIFLGSQVNDEIANSLVAQMLFLQSDDPKADIHLYINSPGGSVSAGLAIYDTMQFVSCDVATYCIGQAASMGAVLLTAGAKGKRFALPNARIMIHQPLAGMQGTAEEIRIHAEEFRRIKRKLNEILIHHCGKSMEEIEKDTDRDRFMSADEGVEYGLIDKVVASVADKV, translated from the coding sequence ATGCCACTGATCCCTTACGTCGTCGAGAAGAGCGGTCGCGAAGAGCGAGTCTACGATATCTACAGTCGCTTGCTGAAAGACAGGATCATTTTCCTCGGCTCACAAGTGAACGACGAGATTGCCAATTCGTTGGTCGCGCAGATGCTGTTCCTGCAGTCGGACGATCCCAAGGCGGACATCCATCTGTACATCAATTCGCCCGGCGGCAGCGTTAGCGCTGGCCTGGCGATTTACGACACGATGCAATTCGTCTCCTGCGACGTGGCAACCTACTGCATCGGCCAAGCGGCTTCGATGGGTGCAGTGTTGTTGACCGCCGGTGCCAAGGGAAAACGATTCGCGCTGCCCAACGCACGGATCATGATCCACCAACCGTTGGCCGGAATGCAGGGAACCGCCGAAGAGATCCGAATTCACGCTGAAGAGTTCCGCCGCATCAAGCGGAAGCTGAACGAGATCTTGATCCACCACTGCGGCAAATCGATGGAAGAGATCGAAAAGGACACCGACCGCGACCGATTTATGTCGGCCGATGAAGGGGTCGAATACGGCTTGATCGACAAGGTTGTTGCTTCGGTTGCCGACAAGGTTTAA